One segment of Deinococcus multiflagellatus DNA contains the following:
- a CDS encoding GGDEF domain-containing protein has translation MQREASGGVSLSERQQRDFMSALALLAVLMQAATSLHLHAQPDQWPRALQADLGLGFALTLLVLTRVRALALGTLQKLVVGAVALWLVLNLASVIRTARPITSGVLIHMVLLALFAYTWLPARGAALLVGPAYVLLVLAATFSRAPDVPGLLLTGLVLPLTWYLTVHGRVVSGERARGVRLAALAATDPLTGCLNRRAGHSELLALAEQWAARPERLSVALCDLDHFKRINDTRGHEQGDEALAQVAQTLRAHLRAGDVVVRWGGEEFLLVLADLSPSEARAVLERALRGVRALQLAPGLGVTLSAGHATLAEAPEITALLRLADQRLFAAKGAGRDQLHSGQTTVTHAAHPPG, from the coding sequence ATGCAGCGTGAGGCCAGCGGCGGGGTCAGCCTGAGCGAGCGCCAGCAGCGCGACTTCATGTCGGCGCTGGCGCTTCTGGCAGTGCTGATGCAGGCAGCGACCTCGCTGCACCTGCACGCGCAGCCGGACCAGTGGCCGCGCGCCCTGCAGGCCGACCTGGGCCTGGGGTTTGCCCTGACCCTGCTGGTGCTGACCCGCGTGCGCGCCCTGGCGCTGGGCACCCTGCAAAAGCTGGTGGTGGGGGCCGTGGCGCTGTGGCTGGTGCTGAACCTGGCCAGCGTGATTCGCACCGCGCGGCCCATCACCTCGGGCGTGCTGATTCACATGGTGCTGCTGGCGCTCTTTGCCTACACCTGGCTGCCCGCGCGCGGCGCCGCGCTATTGGTGGGGCCGGCCTACGTGCTGCTGGTGCTGGCCGCCACGTTCAGCCGCGCGCCGGATGTGCCGGGACTGCTGCTGACCGGCCTGGTGCTGCCGCTGACGTGGTACCTGACGGTGCACGGGCGCGTGGTGTCGGGCGAGCGGGCGCGGGGCGTGCGCCTCGCGGCCCTGGCGGCCACCGATCCCCTGACCGGGTGCCTGAACCGCCGCGCCGGGCACAGCGAGCTGCTGGCCCTGGCCGAGCAGTGGGCGGCGCGCCCCGAGCGCCTGAGCGTGGCGCTGTGCGACCTGGACCATTTCAAGCGCATCAACGACACGCGCGGCCACGAGCAGGGCGACGAGGCGCTGGCGCAGGTGGCCCAGACCCTGCGGGCCCACCTGCGCGCAGGTGACGTGGTGGTGCGCTGGGGGGGCGAGGAGTTTCTGCTGGTGCTGGCCGACCTGAGCCCCAGCGAGGCCCGGGCGGTGCTGGAACGCGCGCTGCGCGGTGTGCGCGCCCTGCAACTGGCCCCGGGGCTGGGCGTGACCCTCAGCGCGGGGCACGCCACCCTGGCCGAAGCCCCCGAGATCACTGCGCTGCTGCGCTTGGCCGACCAGCGCCTCTTCGCGGCCAAGGGGGCCGGGCGCGACCAATTGCACAGCGGGCAGACGACGGTCACGCACGCGGCCCACCCACCGGGATAA
- a CDS encoding MraY family glycosyltransferase has protein sequence MDALQALAAQLGIADLRGRGFLSVLITFVTAGLFTWFFIPRLRAFAMQVGWADQPNERRLNKTPLPNAGGLAIYGGFLVSIIVAWALRPIAVDLVNIQVLAILLGATLLVLVGFIDDQYGLSPLSRLVVQTLAAVLLLVNDLRVDLNAIPFMPDLPALINQPLSTLVTILWVVGLTNAVNLLDGVDGVVGGVAFVASFVLLATAAQFPDRAAAVVLLAGLSGAALGYLRHNFNPSRIIMGDAGSTLFGYTLAAVSLLGTLKVSAGASLLVPLIVLALPLLDTTQVVIGRLARGIRNPLRHPDKTHIHHRVLARTASARRTAVILWLVALACGAAGMSLQGLRPEAIGGTVLAAALCLFFVAYRRIRAQNLEDAREGNA, from the coding sequence ATGGACGCATTGCAGGCGCTGGCCGCACAGCTGGGAATCGCCGACCTTCGGGGGCGGGGCTTTCTCAGCGTACTGATCACTTTTGTCACGGCCGGGCTGTTTACCTGGTTCTTTATTCCGCGTCTGCGCGCCTTTGCCATGCAGGTGGGCTGGGCCGACCAGCCCAACGAGCGGCGCCTGAACAAGACCCCGCTGCCCAATGCCGGCGGGCTGGCGATCTACGGCGGCTTTCTGGTCAGCATCATCGTGGCCTGGGCGCTGCGGCCCATCGCCGTGGACCTCGTGAACATTCAGGTGCTGGCGATTTTGCTGGGGGCCACGCTGCTGGTGCTGGTGGGCTTTATTGACGACCAATACGGCCTCTCGCCGCTGTCCCGGCTGGTGGTGCAGACCTTGGCGGCCGTGCTGCTGCTGGTCAACGACCTGCGGGTGGACCTGAACGCCATTCCGTTCATGCCGGACCTGCCGGCCCTGATCAACCAGCCGCTCAGCACCCTGGTCACCATTCTGTGGGTGGTGGGCCTGACCAACGCCGTGAACCTGCTGGACGGTGTGGACGGCGTGGTGGGCGGCGTGGCTTTTGTGGCCAGTTTCGTGCTGCTGGCCACCGCCGCCCAGTTTCCGGACCGCGCGGCGGCGGTGGTGCTGCTGGCCGGTCTCTCGGGCGCGGCCCTGGGCTACCTGCGCCACAACTTCAACCCCAGCCGCATCATCATGGGCGACGCGGGCAGCACCCTCTTTGGCTATACCCTGGCTGCCGTGAGCCTGCTGGGCACCCTGAAGGTCAGCGCCGGGGCCAGCCTGCTGGTGCCGCTGATTGTGCTGGCACTGCCCCTGCTGGACACCACGCAGGTGGTCATTGGCCGCCTGGCACGCGGTATCCGCAACCCGCTGCGCCACCCGGACAAGACCCACATCCACCACCGCGTGCTGGCCCGCACCGCCAGCGCCCGGCGCACCGCGGTGATTCTGTGGCTGGTGGCGTTGGCCTGCGGCGCGGCCGGCATGTCCCTGCAGGGCCTGCGCCCCGAGGCCATTGGCGGCACCGTGCTGGCCGCCGCCCTGTGCCTATTTTTCGTGGCCTACCGCCGCATTCGCGCGCAGAACCTGGAAGACGCGCGGGAAGGAAACGCATGA
- the wecB gene encoding non-hydrolyzing UDP-N-acetylglucosamine 2-epimerase, whose translation MKQIVLAFGTRPEATKMAPVYTAVQAQSGLHPQILSTGQQRQMLDGALAVFGLTPDRDLNVMTERQTLADLTARIVPQAGRVLREMGADMVLVHGDTTTSFCVALAAFYEGIPVGHVEAGLRSGSLKEPFPEEANRRLTGVLSTLDFAPTPGSRANLQREGKADTGIFVTGQTAVDAVREVAGRVPLRPEWRARVQAGQPLVTVTMHRRENQPMMREMAQALARVAQAHPDHHFIYPVHLSPAVQEAVRPVLSGVPNFELTEPLDYSDMAPLMAASKLLATDSGGLQEEGAALGVPVAVLRNVTERPEGLEAGVLTLAGNDPARLEAVLSGLLDSEATLTAMKMARNPYGDGHAGARIASAIAWHFGLQERPADWR comes from the coding sequence ATGAAGCAGATCGTCTTGGCCTTCGGCACCCGCCCCGAAGCCACGAAAATGGCCCCGGTGTACACGGCGGTCCAGGCCCAGAGTGGCCTGCACCCCCAGATTCTCTCGACCGGCCAGCAGCGCCAGATGCTCGACGGCGCCCTGGCGGTCTTCGGGTTGACCCCCGACCGCGACCTAAACGTGATGACCGAGCGCCAGACCCTAGCCGACCTGACCGCCCGCATCGTGCCCCAGGCGGGCCGGGTGCTGCGCGAGATGGGCGCGGATATGGTGCTGGTCCACGGCGACACCACCACCTCGTTCTGCGTGGCGCTGGCGGCCTTTTACGAGGGCATTCCGGTGGGGCACGTGGAAGCGGGCCTGCGCAGCGGCAGCCTGAAAGAACCCTTTCCCGAGGAAGCCAACCGCCGCCTGACCGGGGTGCTGTCCACCCTGGACTTTGCCCCCACCCCCGGCAGCCGCGCCAACCTGCAGCGCGAGGGGAAGGCCGATACGGGCATTTTTGTTACCGGCCAGACCGCCGTGGACGCCGTGCGCGAGGTGGCCGGGCGCGTGCCCCTGCGCCCAGAGTGGCGCGCGCGGGTGCAGGCCGGGCAGCCACTGGTGACCGTCACCATGCACCGCCGCGAGAACCAGCCCATGATGCGCGAGATGGCCCAGGCCCTGGCCCGCGTGGCGCAGGCCCACCCGGACCACCACTTCATCTACCCCGTGCACCTCTCGCCCGCTGTACAGGAGGCGGTGCGCCCGGTGCTGTCCGGCGTGCCCAACTTTGAATTGACCGAGCCCCTGGACTACAGCGACATGGCCCCCCTGATGGCCGCCTCCAAACTGCTGGCCACCGACAGCGGCGGCCTGCAGGAAGAGGGGGCGGCCCTGGGCGTGCCCGTGGCCGTGCTGCGCAACGTCACCGAGCGCCCGGAGGGGCTGGAAGCCGGCGTGCTGACCCTGGCGGGCAACGACCCCGCGCGCCTGGAAGCGGTGCTGAGCGGCCTGCTGGACAGCGAGGCCACCCTGACCGCCATGAAAATGGCCCGCAATCCCTACGGCGACGGCCACGCTGGAGCGCGCATCGCCTCGGCCATCGCGTGGCACTTTGGCCTGCAAGAGCGCCCCGCCGACTGGCGCTGA
- the upp gene encoding uracil phosphoribosyltransferase: MVTVVSHPLVQHKLSVMRDVRTGVKEFRELAGELSLLLAYEAMRDLELAPERLSTPITDADFPMLSGKKLALVAILRAGLVMTDAITQLVPAAKVGHIGLYRDPETLAPVAYYNKLPADIAERRVFLTDPMLATGGSASAAIAFLKEAGATTIKLMCILAAPEGIAVIERDHPDVEIVVAAVDSHLNDHGYIVPGLGDAGDRIYGTK, translated from the coding sequence ATGGTTACGGTTGTTTCCCATCCCCTGGTGCAACACAAGCTGTCGGTCATGCGCGACGTGCGCACCGGCGTCAAGGAATTTCGCGAACTGGCCGGCGAACTGAGCCTGCTGCTGGCCTATGAAGCCATGCGCGACCTCGAACTGGCCCCCGAGCGCCTGAGCACGCCCATCACGGATGCCGACTTTCCCATGCTGAGCGGCAAGAAGCTGGCCCTGGTGGCCATCCTGCGCGCCGGGCTCGTGATGACCGACGCCATTACCCAGCTGGTGCCGGCCGCCAAGGTGGGCCACATTGGCCTGTACCGCGACCCCGAAACGCTGGCGCCCGTGGCCTACTACAACAAGCTGCCCGCCGACATTGCCGAGCGCCGTGTGTTTCTCACCGACCCCATGCTGGCCACCGGCGGCAGTGCCAGCGCCGCCATCGCCTTTCTGAAGGAGGCCGGGGCCACCACCATCAAGCTCATGTGCATCCTGGCCGCCCCCGAAGGCATTGCCGTGATTGAGCGCGACCACCCGGACGTGGAAATCGTGGTGGCGGCGGTGGACAGCCACCTCAACGACCACGGGTACATCGTCCCCGGGCTGGGCGACGCCGGGGACCGGATCTACGGCACAAAGTAA
- a CDS encoding ABC transporter permease — MGSYLIRRLLRTVLVMLGISLVVFVFVRSIPGDPAVAMLGERATPEAAAALREQLGLNKPWFFNPANPLDAQYPRYMGALLQGDLGAGIKSNIPVLDDLKARFPATAELSVAALLFALLIGMPAGILAALRRNSIWDNLATTISLLGVSMPVFWLGLLLSYFFAVKLGWLPPSGRLGADYDIQPITGFYILDALLRGQTAAAWDALRHLILPAIALGSIPLAIIARITRSSMLDVLGQDYVRTARAKGLPPRSVTLKHALRTALLPVVTVIGLQAGALLGGAVLTETIFSWPGIGSWVYDAISQRDYPIIQGGVIFAALVVSLANLIVDLSYAALDPRIQYN, encoded by the coding sequence TTGGGCAGTTACCTGATTCGCCGCCTGCTGCGGACCGTGCTGGTCATGCTGGGCATCAGTTTGGTGGTGTTTGTCTTTGTGCGCTCTATTCCCGGCGACCCGGCCGTGGCCATGCTGGGCGAACGCGCCACGCCCGAAGCGGCGGCGGCCCTGCGAGAGCAGCTGGGGCTGAACAAGCCCTGGTTTTTCAATCCGGCCAACCCCCTGGACGCCCAGTACCCCAGGTATATGGGTGCACTACTTCAAGGCGACTTGGGCGCGGGCATCAAAAGCAATATTCCGGTGCTGGATGACCTGAAGGCCCGCTTTCCTGCCACCGCCGAGCTGAGCGTCGCGGCGCTGCTCTTCGCCCTGCTGATCGGCATGCCCGCCGGCATTCTGGCGGCGCTGCGGCGCAACAGCATCTGGGACAACCTCGCCACCACCATTTCCCTGCTGGGCGTCAGCATGCCGGTGTTCTGGCTGGGCCTGCTGCTGTCGTACTTCTTTGCCGTGAAGCTGGGCTGGCTGCCGCCCAGTGGCCGCCTGGGGGCGGACTACGATATTCAGCCCATCACTGGGTTCTACATCCTGGACGCCCTGCTCCGTGGGCAGACAGCGGCTGCCTGGGACGCCCTGCGCCACCTTATTCTGCCGGCCATTGCGCTGGGCAGTATTCCGCTGGCGATCATCGCGCGGATTACCCGCTCCTCTATGCTCGACGTGCTGGGGCAGGATTACGTGCGCACGGCGCGGGCCAAAGGCCTGCCACCGCGCAGCGTCACCCTCAAGCACGCGCTGCGCACAGCGCTGCTGCCGGTGGTGACGGTCATTGGCCTGCAAGCAGGCGCGCTGCTGGGCGGCGCGGTCCTGACCGAAACCATTTTCTCCTGGCCCGGCATCGGCTCGTGGGTGTACGACGCCATCAGCCAGCGTGACTATCCCATTATTCAGGGCGGCGTGATTTTTGCCGCCCTGGTGGTCAGCCTCGCCAACCTGATTGTGGACCTGAGCTACGCGGCCCTGGACCCCCGCATTCAGTACAACTGA
- a CDS encoding aminoglycoside phosphotransferase family protein — MTLRPAPTGDAPPSRFPVLEARYGPLSPMDSGMQSRVYATADGQTVVKVYRNHQGDHCTEAANMRRAGLGAWVLDATEADGVEVLVLRRFPGRPLRRPDLPRALGPLRAQLAALHREPVGTVNLGRVHERLRRFRSALAAYPLGDLFDAVEIPLERGLLAGPAAFCHLDLWHDNILFHPEQGEVLIIDWTKAGPDDPLRDLALLKTGTLDLLPPDESLQAALSFLPDHAPATLTRYRAYLAMTTLHDLYWFLMNEPYEFEGQRDAKVPRARHALARLPA; from the coding sequence TTGACCCTGCGGCCTGCTCCCACTGGCGACGCGCCCCCGTCGCGCTTTCCGGTGCTCGAAGCCCGCTACGGGCCGCTGAGCCCCATGGACTCGGGCATGCAAAGCCGCGTGTACGCCACCGCCGATGGCCAGACGGTGGTCAAGGTCTACCGCAACCACCAGGGCGACCACTGCACCGAGGCCGCCAATATGCGCCGCGCCGGGCTGGGCGCCTGGGTGCTGGACGCCACCGAGGCCGACGGCGTTGAGGTCCTGGTGCTGCGCCGCTTTCCGGGCCGCCCCCTGCGCCGCCCGGACCTGCCCCGCGCCCTGGGGCCCCTGCGCGCGCAGCTGGCGGCCCTGCACCGCGAGCCGGTGGGCACCGTGAACCTGGGCCGGGTGCACGAGCGCCTGCGCCGCTTCCGCAGCGCCCTGGCCGCTTACCCGCTGGGCGACCTGTTCGACGCCGTGGAAATCCCGCTGGAACGCGGCCTGCTGGCGGGCCCGGCGGCCTTCTGCCACCTGGACCTGTGGCACGACAACATCCTGTTTCACCCCGAACAGGGCGAGGTGCTGATCATCGACTGGACCAAAGCGGGCCCCGATGATCCGCTGCGCGACCTCGCGCTGCTGAAAACCGGCACCCTGGACCTGCTGCCCCCCGACGAGAGCCTGCAGGCCGCCCTGTCCTTTCTGCCGGACCACGCGCCCGCCACCCTGACGCGCTACCGCGCCTACCTCGCCATGACCACCCTGCACGACCTGTACTGGTTCCTGATGAACGAGCCCTACGAGTTCGAAGGCCAGCGCGATGCCAAGGTGCCCCGGGCCCGCCACGCCCTGGCCCGGCTGCCCGCATAG
- a CDS encoding HD domain-containing phosphohydrolase encodes MFRRPRTPQPPGSAEARASVPSESPDVTRVIADLLARPTQEGILEGALAYAATLMGGSVQGFAIVRRGQDRVAAVLGYPKTLLGVALGGPWASMRPRVLTDGARELYEGSPPEAAPLLDEAGMKAVTLSLVVPLTVRGRNLGALVLDRTSEGGLPPAAQEAVTKWAAAVAPLMGVLEGREEWRAASRQLTGALVEAVESGEFDALGHAQSVTDLSLKLGRLVGLTEREQEELWYAAMLHDIGKIHGEQGHAQVGANFLHGVPHLAEAMKAVRHHHERWDGQGEPDRLAGEDIPLYARILAVANSAVRMGGPDRVKGQAGKALDPRLVGLLEKLPQ; translated from the coding sequence GTGTTCCGACGCCCCAGAACCCCCCAGCCGCCTGGTTCCGCCGAAGCGCGCGCTTCGGTGCCCAGTGAAAGCCCCGATGTCACGCGGGTTATTGCCGATCTGCTGGCCCGCCCCACCCAGGAGGGCATTCTGGAAGGCGCGCTGGCGTACGCCGCGACCCTGATGGGGGGCAGCGTGCAGGGCTTTGCCATCGTGCGCCGGGGCCAGGACCGGGTGGCGGCGGTGCTGGGCTACCCCAAGACGCTGCTGGGGGTGGCCCTGGGCGGGCCCTGGGCCTCCATGCGCCCGCGCGTGCTGACCGACGGCGCCCGCGAACTGTACGAGGGCAGCCCCCCCGAGGCTGCGCCGCTGCTGGACGAGGCCGGCATGAAAGCCGTCACCCTGTCCCTGGTGGTGCCGCTGACCGTGCGCGGGCGCAACCTGGGCGCCCTGGTGCTGGACCGCACCAGCGAGGGCGGCTTGCCCCCCGCAGCCCAGGAGGCGGTGACCAAGTGGGCGGCGGCCGTGGCGCCCCTGATGGGCGTGCTGGAAGGCCGCGAGGAGTGGCGCGCGGCCTCGCGCCAGCTGACCGGCGCCCTGGTGGAAGCCGTGGAAAGCGGCGAGTTCGACGCCCTGGGCCACGCGCAGTCGGTGACTGACCTGAGCCTGAAACTGGGCAGGCTGGTGGGCCTGACCGAACGTGAACAGGAAGAGCTGTGGTACGCCGCTATGCTGCACGACATCGGCAAGATTCACGGCGAGCAGGGCCACGCGCAGGTGGGGGCCAACTTTCTGCACGGCGTGCCGCACCTGGCCGAGGCCATGAAGGCCGTGCGCCACCACCACGAACGCTGGGACGGCCAGGGCGAACCCGACCGGCTGGCCGGCGAGGACATTCCGCTGTACGCCCGTATTCTGGCGGTGGCCAACTCTGCCGTGCGCATGGGCGGGCCGGACCGGGTGAAGGGTCAAGCGGGCAAGGCACTGGACCCCCGGCTGGTGGGCCTGCTGGAGAAGCTGCCACAGTGA
- a CDS encoding YkgJ family cysteine cluster protein encodes MTSSASFPDPVAAAVQQAYARYGQQARTWLSGYTQRGGQVYCGAGCTACCTMPIRVSLAEARIMAGTLDAELARAVEAHARAAVANARTAPNEDEYVRRHRLHIGFCPILDRATGGCSRYDARPTRCRDTFSALPARYCAAETWESMGQRERAEYQRVVARTPGTDGELHFIAPLEHLSEPVWEAASRAMRRAWGLEVWGDFWLLTTLAQDERFMAAVQAGDGRRAWQLASGRGLAHRMLLELAPATR; translated from the coding sequence ATGACCTCTTCCGCTTCCTTTCCCGACCCCGTCGCCGCGGCGGTGCAGCAGGCCTACGCGCGCTACGGGCAGCAGGCCCGCACCTGGCTGTCGGGCTATACCCAGCGCGGCGGTCAGGTGTACTGCGGCGCGGGCTGCACCGCCTGCTGCACCATGCCCATTCGCGTCAGCCTGGCCGAGGCGCGGATCATGGCCGGGACGCTGGACGCAGAACTCGCCCGCGCCGTGGAGGCCCACGCCCGCGCGGCGGTGGCCAACGCCCGCACCGCCCCGAACGAGGACGAATATGTGCGCCGCCACCGCCTGCACATTGGCTTTTGTCCCATTCTGGACCGCGCCACGGGCGGCTGCAGCCGCTACGACGCCCGCCCCACGCGCTGCCGCGACACCTTCAGCGCGCTGCCGGCCCGCTACTGCGCCGCCGAGACCTGGGAAAGCATGGGCCAGCGCGAGCGGGCCGAGTACCAGCGCGTGGTGGCGCGCACCCCCGGCACCGACGGCGAACTGCACTTCATTGCGCCGCTGGAGCACCTTTCGGAGCCGGTGTGGGAGGCGGCGTCGCGCGCCATGCGCCGCGCCTGGGGCCTGGAGGTCTGGGGCGACTTCTGGCTGCTGACCACGCTGGCGCAAGACGAGCGCTTCATGGCGGCGGTGCAGGCGGGCGATGGGCGGCGCGCGTGGCAACTGGCGTCCGGGCGGGGGCTGGCCCACCGCATGCTGCTGGAACTTGCGCCCGCTACGCGCTGA
- a CDS encoding shikimate dehydrogenase, whose translation MPAFDTPLALVGYAPQAARALRDLGLVAVSVPTDDPASVLEACRALRFTGALVHASQQASTFEKVTPDSAARRVGRVDAVAFTAGLHGTFAEADALTDVLHDSGYASRGASAVLLGQHAPDLALALPLARLGFTELGVVAASAPDAERAARDVPAGVRVYPLSRRDPSVTDLAGRADLIVLTGGDLPHGLVQPYHTVIDLTGHANVSGTGASSLDLRPLPLRRLARQLAHATGQRFHPQELEGALHALD comes from the coding sequence ATGCCCGCGTTCGATACGCCCCTGGCCCTCGTCGGTTACGCCCCCCAGGCAGCGCGCGCCCTGCGCGACCTGGGGCTGGTGGCCGTGTCGGTGCCCACCGACGACCCCGCCAGCGTGCTGGAGGCCTGCCGCGCCCTGCGCTTTACCGGCGCGCTGGTGCACGCCAGCCAGCAGGCCAGCACCTTTGAGAAGGTGACCCCCGACAGCGCGGCCCGGCGGGTGGGCCGGGTGGACGCCGTGGCCTTTACCGCCGGCCTGCACGGCACCTTTGCCGAGGCCGACGCCCTGACGGATGTGCTGCACGACAGCGGCTACGCCTCGCGCGGGGCCAGCGCCGTGCTGCTGGGCCAGCACGCGCCAGATCTGGCCCTGGCCTTGCCCCTGGCCCGGCTGGGCTTTACCGAACTGGGCGTGGTGGCCGCCAGCGCCCCGGACGCCGAACGCGCCGCCCGCGACGTCCCCGCCGGGGTGCGCGTCTATCCCCTCAGCCGCCGTGACCCCAGCGTAACGGACCTGGCCGGCCGCGCCGACCTGATCGTGCTGACCGGCGGCGACCTGCCCCACGGGCTCGTGCAGCCCTACCACACGGTGATTGACCTGACCGGCCACGCGAACGTGAGCGGCACAGGCGCCAGCAGCCTGGACCTGCGGCCCCTCCCCCTGCGCCGGCTGGCCCGCCAGCTGGCCCACGCCACCGGGCAGCGCTTTCATCCCCAGGAACTGGAAGGGGCTCTGCACGCGCTGGACTAG
- a CDS encoding ABC transporter permease: MTTATVPVTKRKQESIFWRRFRRSTPGKVGAIIVALFVLLAVFANVIKPYDPFTEQNRYRLNNKPPSVAALWNKEVAEIYKDPVSGKVNLWAAPFGTADRGVDVMTRVLHGTQISLKVGVVSTVLALILGSLLGVLAGYFGGWLDSVLGYLTDVMLAFPSILLAIGFASIFSSDNPPLLIAGLDRLFALKSPQLVTAMLAVSLVQVPVYLRLARGVVLSVREREFVQAAGALGATQGRMIFRHVLPNSLSPLIVQSALSIATATIEVAALGFLGIGAQPPLPEWGTMISDSRRLYLDAPWTMVFPGLAIFLTVLGFNLLGDGLRDVLDPRSTQ; encoded by the coding sequence ATGACAACCGCAACCGTTCCTGTCACCAAACGCAAGCAAGAGAGCATTTTCTGGCGCCGCTTCCGGCGCTCCACCCCTGGTAAGGTCGGCGCGATCATCGTGGCCCTGTTCGTGCTCCTGGCTGTGTTCGCCAACGTCATCAAACCCTATGACCCGTTCACCGAGCAAAATCGTTACCGGCTGAACAACAAACCTCCCTCGGTCGCTGCGCTGTGGAACAAAGAAGTGGCCGAAATCTACAAAGACCCGGTCTCCGGCAAGGTCAATCTCTGGGCCGCACCTTTCGGCACCGCTGATCGCGGCGTCGATGTCATGACGCGGGTGCTGCACGGCACGCAGATCAGCTTAAAGGTGGGGGTGGTCAGCACCGTGCTCGCCTTGATTCTGGGTTCGCTACTGGGCGTGCTGGCGGGGTATTTTGGTGGCTGGCTGGATTCGGTGCTGGGCTACCTCACGGACGTGATGCTGGCTTTTCCCAGCATTCTGCTGGCCATCGGGTTTGCCAGTATTTTCTCCAGTGACAATCCACCGCTGCTGATTGCCGGCCTGGACCGCCTCTTTGCCCTGAAAAGCCCGCAACTCGTCACGGCCATGCTCGCCGTCTCTCTGGTGCAGGTGCCGGTGTATCTGCGGCTGGCGCGCGGGGTGGTGCTCTCGGTGCGTGAACGAGAGTTCGTGCAGGCGGCGGGCGCCCTGGGCGCCACCCAGGGCCGCATGATCTTTCGCCACGTGTTGCCCAACAGCCTCTCGCCATTGATTGTGCAGTCTGCCCTGAGCATTGCTACGGCCACCATTGAGGTGGCGGCCCTGGGCTTCCTGGGCATTGGCGCGCAGCCGCCCCTGCCGGAATGGGGGACCATGATTAGTGACAGCCGCCGTCTCTACTTGGACGCGCCGTGGACCATGGTGTTCCCGGGGCTGGCGATTTTCCTGACCGTGCTGGGCTTTAACCTGCTGGGCGACGGCCTGCGCGACGTGCTGGACCCCAGAAGCACCCAGTAG